One part of the Planctomycetia bacterium genome encodes these proteins:
- a CDS encoding GDP-mannose 4,6-dehydratase: protein MNVLITGGAGFIGSRLIERLLRRPEARLICLDDYNDYYEPALKRTNTLGFAAEPRVRMVETSFCDAPRMERLFAEEQVEFVVHLGAYAGVRYSLANPFPYQQHNVGGTLALLEAARKHPVRRFVLASSSTVYGRNAVAPFQEDAPLGVPLSPYGASKRAAETFGLTYHDLYQVPVVIVRPFSVYGPRLRPDLALSIFTEAILHDRPVPLFGDGSIRRDFTYIDDLCDGLEAILTADGCLGEAINLGHDEPIAMREVIATLERTLGRAAAIHRLPAKEGEMPVTHADLSKAKRLLNYAPKTSFDDGVRAFCDWYRKHGSADLSGQWNASRT from the coding sequence ATGAACGTTCTCATCACCGGCGGTGCCGGTTTCATCGGCAGTCGGCTCATCGAACGACTGTTGCGCCGGCCGGAAGCGCGCCTGATCTGCCTCGACGACTACAACGACTACTACGAGCCGGCGCTGAAGCGCACGAACACCTTGGGCTTCGCCGCCGAGCCGCGCGTGCGGATGGTCGAGACTTCGTTTTGCGATGCCCCGAGGATGGAGCGCTTGTTCGCCGAGGAGCAGGTGGAGTTCGTCGTGCATCTCGGCGCGTATGCCGGCGTACGCTATAGCTTGGCGAATCCGTTTCCTTATCAGCAGCACAACGTCGGCGGCACGCTCGCTCTTTTGGAGGCGGCACGCAAACATCCGGTGCGGCGGTTCGTGCTCGCGTCGTCGTCGACGGTTTACGGCCGAAACGCCGTGGCGCCGTTTCAGGAAGACGCCCCGCTCGGAGTGCCGCTGAGCCCCTACGGCGCAAGCAAACGGGCCGCGGAAACGTTCGGCCTCACCTATCACGACTTGTATCAAGTGCCGGTCGTCATCGTGCGGCCGTTCAGCGTGTATGGGCCGCGCTTGCGACCCGACCTGGCGCTGTCGATCTTCACCGAGGCGATTCTGCACGATCGGCCGGTGCCGCTGTTCGGCGACGGTTCGATTCGTCGCGACTTCACCTACATCGACGATCTCTGCGACGGCCTGGAAGCGATACTCACCGCCGACGGCTGCCTTGGCGAAGCGATCAACCTCGGCCACGACGAGCCGATCGCGATGCGCGAAGTGATCGCGACGCTGGAACGAACGCTCGGCCGCGCGGCCGCGATTCATCGCCTGCCGGCGAAAGAGGGAGAAATGCCGGTCACGCACGCCGACTTATCGAAGGCCAAACGTTTGTTGAACTACGCGCCGAAGACCTCGTTCGACGACGGCGTACGTGCGTTCTGCGATTGGTATCGCAAGCATGGCTCGGCCGACTTGTCGGGCCAATGGAACGCGAGCCGCACGTAG
- a CDS encoding polyprenol monophosphomannose synthase — MSNADKTLIITATYNEIENLPTLVEEIFRYAPEAHLLVIDDNSPDGTGRWVDELAARDPRVHALHRSGKLGLGTAVIAGMKYAIEQGYRYVLNMDADFSHHPRYLPELIRAMEPPGAPQVDTAIGSRYIPGGGVENWPLKRRLMSHGVNLYARWLLWLKPRDTSGGYRCYRVSKLALIDFDRFYSTGYSFQEEMLWRLKQLGCRFVETPIMFVDRVRGQSKIHMGEAYRAVWIIARLSVKNWLGI, encoded by the coding sequence ATGTCGAACGCCGATAAGACCCTGATCATCACCGCGACGTATAACGAAATCGAAAACCTGCCGACGCTGGTCGAGGAGATCTTTCGCTACGCGCCCGAGGCGCACTTGCTGGTGATCGACGACAACTCGCCGGACGGAACCGGTCGCTGGGTCGACGAACTTGCTGCCCGCGACCCACGCGTGCATGCCTTGCATCGCTCGGGCAAGTTGGGGCTGGGAACGGCCGTGATCGCGGGAATGAAATATGCGATCGAGCAGGGGTATCGCTACGTGCTCAACATGGATGCCGACTTTAGTCATCATCCGCGCTACTTGCCGGAGTTGATTCGCGCAATGGAGCCGCCGGGGGCTCCCCAAGTCGATACGGCGATCGGCTCCCGTTATATTCCGGGCGGCGGAGTCGAAAACTGGCCGCTGAAGCGGCGCTTGATGAGCCACGGGGTCAACCTTTATGCACGCTGGCTGTTGTGGCTTAAGCCTCGCGATACGAGCGGAGGATATCGTTGTTATCGGGTTTCGAAGTTGGCGCTGATCGATTTCGATCGCTTCTATTCGACCGGATATTCTTTTCAAGAAGAGATGCTCTGGCGTCTCAAGCAACTCGGGTGTCGCTTCGTCGAGACGCCGATCATGTTCGTCGATCGCGTGCGAGGTCAAAGCAAGATCCACATGGGCGAAGCCTATCGAGCCGTCTGGATCATCGCTCGCTTGTCGGTGAAAAACTGGCTCGGCATCTAA
- a CDS encoding MFS transporter: MPSPDDVSTALERREPESSTFGRPFWFSYASNFSQMVGVSLLFVYADFVTLLGGSPWDLGLIVGIGMVGSIVMRFAQGVGIDRFGPRRIWLMSTFLYIVSCCGHLAMRNVDTPWIYLLRIVYQSSIAGIFGASITYVSGRTAVARMAEAIGTLGTSGFIGMMCGTALCRFIVGDGFADRLEFERLFLSAAAFSGLALFFAQLATRGTVVKTPTRRGPPLWWLLRRYNPGLILVMSVATGIGLNLPTVFLQPYMEQLHLGGGLMFFFNTYPPIAFIARMLLRRVPDRLGIRPMLAIGIVSLVIGLMTLLIVQREWHLLLPALFMGLAHACLFPAVVAGGSGAFPGRWRGTGTTLVLAMFDVGTLIGAPLAGGILTIAARSGWPNYGTLLPTMSALLATAGLVYFTFSKAKLTRRT, translated from the coding sequence ATGCCATCGCCCGACGACGTCTCTACGGCGCTGGAACGTCGCGAGCCGGAATCTTCTACTTTCGGGCGACCGTTTTGGTTCAGCTACGCCTCTAACTTCTCACAGATGGTGGGGGTGAGCCTGCTGTTCGTCTACGCCGATTTCGTGACGCTGCTCGGGGGCAGCCCGTGGGATCTCGGGCTGATCGTCGGCATCGGCATGGTCGGCAGTATCGTGATGAGATTCGCGCAAGGAGTCGGCATCGATCGCTTCGGACCGCGACGCATTTGGCTGATGTCGACGTTTCTCTACATCGTCAGTTGCTGCGGACATTTGGCGATGCGCAACGTCGACACGCCGTGGATCTATCTGCTGCGCATCGTGTATCAATCGAGCATCGCGGGCATCTTCGGCGCATCGATCACTTACGTCTCCGGGCGAACCGCCGTGGCGCGCATGGCCGAGGCCATCGGCACGCTCGGCACTTCCGGTTTCATCGGCATGATGTGCGGCACGGCGCTTTGCCGGTTCATCGTCGGCGATGGCTTTGCCGACCGCTTGGAGTTCGAGCGCCTCTTTCTTTCGGCCGCCGCATTTTCCGGACTGGCATTGTTCTTCGCGCAACTTGCGACGCGCGGCACCGTGGTGAAGACACCGACGCGACGCGGCCCGCCGCTGTGGTGGCTCCTGCGGCGGTACAACCCGGGACTCATCTTAGTGATGAGCGTGGCGACCGGCATCGGCTTGAACTTGCCGACCGTGTTTCTGCAACCCTACATGGAGCAACTTCATCTCGGCGGCGGCTTGATGTTTTTCTTCAACACCTATCCGCCGATCGCGTTCATCGCTCGGATGCTGCTGCGGCGCGTGCCCGACCGGCTCGGCATTCGCCCGATGCTGGCGATCGGAATCGTCTCGCTCGTGATCGGCCTGATGACGCTGCTGATCGTGCAAAGAGAATGGCACTTGCTTCTTCCTGCGCTGTTCATGGGGCTCGCGCATGCTTGCCTCTTTCCGGCCGTCGTCGCCGGCGGAAGCGGGGCGTTTCCCGGCCGGTGGCGCGGCACAGGCACGACCTTGGTGCTCGCGATGTTCGACGTCGGCACGCTTATCGGAGCACCGCTGGCAGGCGGAATCCTGACGATCGCCGCGCGCAGCGGCTGGCCGAACTACGGCACTTTGCTACCGACGATGAGCGCGCTGCTCGCCACGGCGGGCCTCGTATACTTTACGTTCTCGAAAGCGAAGCTGACGCGACGAACTTGA
- a CDS encoding VTT domain-containing protein → MEDFFNQIWALIVTFADPRNLKHPEVYVEALKQPGVMWAAFVAVNLIVFTETGLLIGFLLPGDSLLVVTGLVARSADWPILPLTASLCASAIIGDTIGYAIGAKAGPAIFNRPSSRFFKRDHLLAAKAYYERHGGKTIIIARFIPLIRTFVPVVAGAAKMEYRTFLFFNVLGGIGWIMSMLMVGYMLDPLLRQIFGPQFEIAKHVDKVVIVVVFLSILPLLIKGFKHWRSGRSLAINA, encoded by the coding sequence ATGGAAGACTTTTTCAACCAAATCTGGGCACTGATCGTCACGTTCGCCGATCCGCGCAATTTGAAGCATCCCGAAGTTTACGTCGAAGCGCTCAAGCAGCCGGGCGTGATGTGGGCCGCGTTCGTCGCGGTGAACCTGATCGTCTTCACCGAGACCGGTTTGTTGATCGGTTTCTTGTTGCCGGGCGATTCGCTACTCGTCGTGACGGGCCTCGTCGCGCGGAGCGCCGATTGGCCGATCTTGCCCCTCACGGCTTCGCTGTGCGCGTCGGCCATCATCGGCGACACGATCGGCTATGCGATCGGAGCCAAAGCCGGGCCCGCGATCTTCAACCGGCCTTCGAGCCGGTTTTTCAAACGAGACCATTTGCTGGCCGCCAAGGCCTACTACGAACGGCACGGCGGCAAGACGATTATCATCGCCCGCTTCATTCCGCTCATCCGTACGTTCGTGCCGGTCGTGGCCGGAGCGGCGAAGATGGAGTACCGCACGTTTCTCTTTTTCAACGTGCTCGGCGGCATCGGCTGGATCATGAGCATGCTGATGGTCGGATATATGCTCGACCCGCTCTTGCGGCAAATCTTCGGGCCGCAATTCGAGATCGCGAAGCACGTCGACAAGGTCGTGATCGTCGTCGTGTTTCTGTCGATCTTGCCGTTGCTCATCAAAGGCTTCAAGCATTGGCGCAGCGGACGGAGCTTGGCGATCAACGCGTAA
- a CDS encoding dicarboxylate/amino acid:cation symporter: MPLHTKILIGLAIGAALGLFANYIASVYPDPPAVQADPPNVEKAQADRRNADKGRFSVPKFVKNVAEDWAKPIGRVFLRLVIMVVVPLVFSALVLGILELGDIRQLGRVGLKTLGYTMILSFMSVFIGVGLVNLIRPGASLSPEQQEKLTAPYAAAAGDAEAKAAKSKALKDTLLDMLPENPLQEMVGAIDGSSPGNGMLAVMIFALIIGGALTVTPERTGVLIQLLQGLFDVCMTVISFAMRLAPFCVGCLVFAITATIGFDAVAMLIRFVVTVVLGLALQMFVVYSVMLIVVARIPPKQFFRQTSEAIFTAFGTSSSNATLPTSLRVAREELKLRPDVSQFVLTVGSMANQNGTALFEGTVVLFLAQVFGVELTLIQQVTVVMMSVLAGIGTAGVPGGSIPMIIIVLKSVGVPGEGIGIILGVDRILDMCRTTLNVTGDLVLAACVSRSEDRRLGQPIPETAQG; this comes from the coding sequence ATGCCGCTCCACACGAAGATTCTCATCGGGCTGGCTATCGGTGCCGCGCTCGGCCTCTTCGCCAACTACATCGCATCCGTTTATCCGGATCCGCCGGCCGTACAGGCCGATCCGCCGAACGTCGAGAAGGCACAGGCCGATCGACGGAACGCCGACAAGGGACGGTTCAGCGTTCCTAAGTTCGTCAAGAATGTCGCCGAAGATTGGGCGAAGCCGATCGGTCGCGTGTTTCTCCGGCTCGTCATCATGGTCGTCGTGCCGTTGGTGTTTTCCGCACTCGTGCTCGGCATCCTCGAGCTCGGCGATATTCGCCAACTCGGCCGGGTCGGGCTCAAGACGCTCGGCTACACGATGATCTTGTCGTTTATGAGCGTGTTCATCGGCGTCGGGCTGGTGAATCTGATTCGCCCCGGTGCGAGCCTGAGCCCGGAGCAGCAAGAAAAACTGACGGCCCCCTACGCAGCCGCCGCAGGCGATGCCGAAGCGAAGGCCGCGAAGAGCAAGGCGCTCAAAGACACGCTGCTCGACATGCTGCCCGAGAACCCGCTGCAAGAGATGGTCGGCGCGATCGACGGCTCGAGCCCTGGCAACGGCATGCTGGCCGTGATGATCTTTGCGTTGATCATCGGCGGGGCACTCACCGTCACACCGGAGCGCACGGGCGTGTTGATTCAACTGCTGCAAGGCTTGTTCGATGTCTGCATGACGGTCATCTCGTTCGCGATGCGTCTGGCGCCGTTTTGCGTCGGGTGCCTCGTGTTTGCGATCACGGCCACGATCGGATTCGACGCCGTGGCGATGCTCATCCGCTTCGTCGTCACGGTCGTGCTCGGGCTCGCGCTGCAAATGTTCGTCGTCTATTCGGTCATGCTGATCGTCGTCGCGCGCATTCCCCCGAAGCAATTTTTCCGTCAGACGTCGGAAGCGATCTTCACGGCGTTCGGCACCAGCAGTTCCAACGCCACGCTACCGACTTCGCTGCGCGTGGCGCGCGAAGAATTGAAACTCCGGCCCGATGTTTCGCAGTTCGTCCTCACGGTCGGCTCGATGGCGAATCAGAACGGCACGGCGTTGTTCGAAGGAACCGTGGTGTTGTTCTTGGCGCAAGTCTTCGGCGTGGAGCTCACGCTGATCCAGCAAGTGACGGTCGTGATGATGTCCGTCTTGGCAGGCATCGGCACGGCCGGCGTTCCCGGCGGTTCGATTCCGATGATCATCATCGTGTTGAAAAGCGTCGGAGTGCCGGGCGAAGGGATCGGCATCATCCTCGGCGTCGACCGCATCCTCGATATGTGCCGCACGACGCTCAACGTCACGGGCGACTTGGTGCTCGCGGCCTGCGTGTCGCGCAGCGAAGATCGGCGATTAGGTCAGCCAATACCGGAAACCGCGCAAGGCTAA
- a CDS encoding inorganic diphosphatase, which produces MTLRNQYMNVPPGTNIPSVVNAIVEIPKGRRSKFEVDKETGLIRLDRFLYSSSHYPGDYGFIPQTLAEDGDALDILVMVNEPTFSGCLIQARVVGLFRMKDRGLNDFKVLGVPHTDPLFAEYKNLEDVAGHYLREVEHFFATYKQLEGIHIETQGWDVAATAAAEVRSAVTRYGRSLAGGMIEEEPEKAV; this is translated from the coding sequence ATGACGCTGCGCAACCAGTATATGAACGTTCCGCCCGGGACGAACATTCCTTCGGTCGTCAACGCGATCGTCGAGATTCCGAAGGGGCGCCGCAGCAAGTTCGAAGTCGATAAGGAAACCGGGCTGATTCGGCTCGATCGGTTCCTCTATTCTTCGAGCCACTACCCGGGCGACTACGGTTTCATTCCGCAAACGCTCGCCGAAGACGGCGACGCGCTCGACATTCTCGTGATGGTCAACGAGCCGACCTTTAGCGGATGTTTGATTCAGGCCCGCGTCGTGGGCTTGTTCCGCATGAAAGATCGGGGCCTCAACGACTTCAAAGTTCTCGGCGTGCCGCATACCGACCCGCTCTTCGCCGAGTACAAGAATCTCGAAGACGTGGCGGGCCATTACCTGCGCGAAGTCGAGCACTTCTTCGCCACCTATAAGCAGCTCGAAGGAATTCACATCGAGACGCAAGGGTGGGACGTTGCCGCCACGGCCGCGGCGGAAGTTCGCTCGGCAGTCACGCGCTACGGCCGCTCGCTCGCCGGCGGGATGATAGAAGAAGAGCCCGAGAAGGCGGTCTAG
- a CDS encoding anion permease, with protein MGWQAWYTVAVLILTLGLLAWGKSSPAAIMWGAVALLLGAGILPVEKALAGLSNEGMVTVAVLYLVGAGVTETGAIDFLAGKVLGSPKTQTMAVARLMLPTAAISAFINNTPLVAMLIPIVNDWAKKNRVPVSKLMLPLSYAAILGGTCSLIGTSTNLIVSGLYEQRFYGQSLRMFDISWVGIPATLAGCAFVILVSRRLLPDRSPALSRMDDPRQYTVEMLVEESSPMVGKTIEEAGLRHLPGVYLAEIDRDGMVLPAVSPEERLRRNDRLVFVGVVDSVVDLQRTRGLKPATDQVFKLREPRSQRCLIEAVVSNTCSLVGQTIRDARFRSHYNAVVLAVARNGERLPGKIGDIQMTTGDTLLLEAHPSFVATHRNSRDFFLVSQLQDSQPRSYERAGVALAILVVMIILAGFGLLPMLQAAVVAAALMILTRCTTVEAAKKYLNSDVLLAISASLAISHALEITGAATGIAQAITSLAAGNPWGTLAMIYLGTVLVTEAVTNNAAAALMFPLGVGAAEELGVNHFPFVIAVMMAASAGFATPIGYQTNLMVYGPGGYKFSDYVKIGVPLDILIGIITVLIAPLVWPF; from the coding sequence ATGGGTTGGCAAGCTTGGTACACCGTCGCTGTGTTGATCCTCACGCTCGGGCTGCTCGCCTGGGGGAAGTCGTCGCCGGCGGCGATCATGTGGGGGGCCGTGGCGCTGTTGCTGGGAGCCGGAATCTTGCCGGTCGAGAAGGCGCTGGCGGGGCTCTCGAACGAGGGAATGGTCACGGTTGCCGTCCTCTATCTCGTCGGCGCAGGGGTGACGGAAACCGGGGCCATCGATTTTCTTGCCGGCAAGGTTTTGGGAAGCCCGAAGACACAGACCATGGCCGTCGCCCGGCTCATGCTGCCGACGGCCGCGATCTCGGCGTTCATCAACAACACGCCGTTGGTGGCGATGCTCATCCCGATCGTCAACGATTGGGCGAAGAAGAACCGCGTGCCGGTCTCGAAGCTGATGCTTCCGCTCAGCTACGCCGCGATTCTCGGCGGCACCTGCTCGCTCATCGGCACGAGCACCAACCTGATCGTGAGCGGTTTGTACGAGCAGCGGTTCTACGGCCAATCGCTCCGGATGTTCGACATCTCCTGGGTCGGCATTCCCGCCACCCTGGCCGGCTGCGCGTTCGTGATTCTCGTCAGCCGGCGGCTGTTGCCCGACCGGAGCCCGGCGCTGAGCCGGATGGACGATCCGCGGCAGTACACGGTCGAGATGCTGGTGGAAGAGTCGAGCCCGATGGTCGGGAAGACGATCGAAGAAGCCGGCCTGCGGCATCTGCCGGGGGTTTACCTCGCCGAGATCGACCGCGACGGGATGGTGCTGCCGGCGGTTTCGCCCGAAGAACGCCTTCGCCGCAACGACCGGTTGGTGTTCGTCGGTGTCGTCGATTCCGTGGTCGACCTGCAACGGACGCGCGGCTTGAAGCCGGCGACCGATCAAGTCTTCAAGCTTCGCGAGCCCCGTTCGCAGCGCTGCCTCATCGAAGCGGTCGTCTCGAACACCTGCTCGCTCGTCGGGCAGACCATTCGAGACGCTCGTTTTCGGTCGCACTACAACGCCGTCGTGCTGGCCGTGGCCCGCAACGGCGAGCGTTTGCCGGGCAAGATCGGCGACATTCAGATGACGACCGGCGACACGTTGCTGCTCGAAGCCCATCCTTCCTTCGTCGCCACGCACCGTAACAGCCGCGACTTCTTCCTCGTCAGCCAGCTGCAAGATTCGCAGCCGCGCAGCTACGAACGGGCCGGCGTTGCGCTCGCGATTCTAGTCGTCATGATCATCTTGGCCGGGTTCGGTCTGTTGCCGATGTTGCAAGCCGCGGTGGTCGCCGCCGCGCTGATGATTCTGACCCGCTGCACGACCGTGGAAGCCGCGAAGAAATATCTCAACTCCGACGTGCTGCTCGCCATCTCGGCTTCGCTGGCGATCAGCCATGCGCTGGAAATAACCGGCGCGGCGACCGGAATCGCGCAAGCGATCACGTCGCTCGCCGCGGGCAATCCGTGGGGGACGCTCGCCATGATTTATCTCGGCACGGTGCTGGTCACCGAAGCCGTTACGAACAACGCCGCCGCCGCGCTCATGTTTCCCTTGGGGGTCGGTGCGGCCGAAGAATTGGGTGTCAATCACTTTCCGTTCGTCATCGCCGTGATGATGGCAGCGTCGGCCGGTTTTGCCACCCCGATCGGGTATCAGACGAATCTGATGGTTTATGGTCCCGGCGGTTATAAGTTCAGCGACTACGTGAAGATCGGCGTTCCGCTCGATATTCTGATCGGCATCATCACCGTGTTGATCGCGCCGCTGGTGTGGCCGTTCTAA
- a CDS encoding TIGR01212 family radical SAM protein (This family includes YhcC from E. coli K-12, an uncharacterized radical SAM protein.), whose product MSELATAAADSVPAWRAAGLRYYSYNFHLRRKFGRRIHKVSIDAGFTCPNVDGSVTTGGCVFCDNRSFSPSRRGPRVNIAGQVEDGIARIKRRYKVDDFIAYFQPATNTYAPVDKLRRLYEQALAQPKIVGMAIGTRPDAVPDDVLDLLAEIAGRTYLSVEYGMQSIHDRSLDWMNRGHHHDAMLDAMARSRGRGFEICAHVILGVPGESHADMLATAHEVARLGLDAVKLHNLYAVKDTPLAEQVLRGEVTLMERDDYVRTVVDILEILPATTIVERISGESPPNYHVGPAWCLDKPDIARALAAEFERRDTWQGKRAGEKQKPEARN is encoded by the coding sequence ATGTCCGAGCTCGCTACCGCCGCCGCCGACTCCGTTCCCGCTTGGCGGGCGGCGGGGTTGCGCTATTACAGCTACAACTTTCATTTGCGGCGCAAGTTCGGGCGGCGGATTCATAAGGTGAGCATCGACGCGGGCTTTACCTGCCCGAACGTCGACGGCTCGGTAACGACCGGCGGCTGCGTCTTCTGCGACAACCGGAGCTTCAGTCCCAGCCGGCGCGGGCCGCGCGTGAACATCGCCGGGCAAGTCGAAGACGGGATCGCGCGCATCAAGCGGCGCTATAAGGTCGACGACTTCATCGCCTACTTTCAGCCCGCGACGAACACTTATGCTCCGGTCGACAAGCTGCGCCGGCTGTATGAGCAAGCGCTGGCCCAGCCGAAGATCGTCGGCATGGCGATCGGCACCCGACCCGATGCGGTGCCCGACGACGTGCTCGATCTGCTCGCGGAGATCGCCGGGCGGACCTATCTCTCGGTCGAATACGGAATGCAATCGATCCACGATCGTTCGCTCGATTGGATGAACCGCGGACATCATCACGACGCAATGCTCGACGCGATGGCCCGCAGCCGAGGCCGAGGGTTCGAGATCTGTGCGCATGTGATTCTCGGCGTGCCCGGCGAATCGCACGCAGATATGCTGGCGACGGCCCACGAGGTGGCGCGCCTCGGGCTCGATGCCGTGAAGTTGCACAACCTGTATGCCGTGAAAGACACGCCGCTGGCCGAGCAAGTGCTGCGCGGCGAAGTGACGCTGATGGAACGGGACGACTACGTGCGCACCGTGGTCGATATTCTAGAGATTTTGCCGGCGACCACGATCGTCGAGCGGATCAGCGGGGAATCGCCTCCGAATTACCATGTGGGCCCGGCCTGGTGCTTGGACAAGCCGGATATCGCACGGGCCCTGGCCGCGGAATTCGAGCGCCGCGATACGTGGCAGGGGAAGAGAGCGGGGGAAAAGCAGAAACCAGAAGCCAGAAACTAG
- the rsgA gene encoding ribosome small subunit-dependent GTPase A has product MADKKKKSQADFRKNRSPRTRTKDWAKHVDHDEHGKLADQPHGERLSGKGDLTKKRTVMTSDAQRGGDGRIEVDAGCRHGLVLSVHGLACVVEADDGTIFQCGVRRILKTLATKDRHVVVAGDEVYFRPAGNTAEGLIERVEARRGVISRTSRGRQHVIAANVEQMCIVNSAAEPYLKPHLIDRLLVVAERSRIRPIICITKIDLVEPHELQPLIGVYARCGYEVLPLSVYTGFNVDSLRRILAGRRSVVVGQSGVGKSSLLNAVDPQLNLRVGVVSEETQKGKHTTTVARLIKLAAGSYVVDTPGIRSMELWDIIPAEVAGAFRDLRPLVNHCRFPDCTHGHEAGCAVKDAVADGRLDVRRYESYLQLFAGDDA; this is encoded by the coding sequence ATGGCTGACAAAAAGAAGAAATCCCAAGCCGACTTTCGCAAGAACCGCTCCCCCCGAACGCGCACGAAAGATTGGGCCAAGCACGTCGACCACGACGAGCACGGCAAGCTCGCCGACCAGCCGCACGGCGAGCGCCTGAGCGGCAAAGGGGATCTCACCAAGAAGCGGACGGTGATGACTTCCGATGCCCAGCGCGGCGGCGACGGCCGGATCGAAGTCGATGCCGGTTGTCGGCATGGTCTCGTGCTCAGCGTACATGGCCTCGCCTGCGTGGTCGAAGCCGACGACGGCACCATCTTCCAATGCGGCGTGCGGCGAATTCTTAAGACCCTCGCCACGAAAGATCGCCATGTCGTCGTCGCCGGCGACGAGGTCTACTTCCGGCCTGCCGGAAACACGGCCGAAGGGCTCATCGAGCGCGTCGAAGCGCGGCGCGGCGTCATCAGCCGTACCAGTCGCGGGCGGCAGCATGTCATCGCCGCCAACGTCGAGCAGATGTGCATCGTCAACAGCGCAGCCGAACCCTACCTGAAGCCGCATCTGATCGATCGGCTCCTCGTCGTCGCCGAGCGCTCGCGCATTCGCCCGATCATTTGCATTACGAAGATCGATCTCGTCGAGCCGCATGAACTGCAGCCGCTCATCGGTGTCTACGCCCGTTGCGGCTACGAGGTGCTGCCGCTCAGCGTGTACACCGGGTTCAACGTCGATTCGCTGCGCCGCATTCTTGCCGGCCGGCGCAGCGTCGTCGTCGGGCAGAGCGGCGTCGGCAAGTCGTCGTTGTTGAACGCCGTCGATCCGCAGTTGAACTTGCGCGTCGGCGTGGTGAGCGAAGAGACGCAAAAAGGAAAACACACAACGACCGTGGCCCGGCTCATCAAACTCGCCGCCGGGAGCTACGTCGTCGACACGCCGGGCATTCGCTCGATGGAGCTCTGGGACATCATCCCGGCCGAGGTCGCCGGCGCGTTTCGCGACCTCCGACCGCTCGTCAACCACTGCCGCTTCCCCGACTGCACCCACGGCCACGAAGCGGGCTGCGCCGTAAAAGACGCCGTCGCCGACGGCCGGCTCGATGTGCGCCGCTATGAAAGTTATCTACAACTTTTCGCCGGCGACGACGCCTAA